The genomic DNA TGGCCCCGGCCGGCACGTTAAAATAGACGGCCGAGGTGGCATCATCCGGATCGTAGAGCAGTTCGATCTTATTATCTATCTTATTGTAATACAGGTTGGTGGAACTGCTCAGCTGGTGGCTTTTGGAGCCCAGGTTCAGATCCATCCAGAGATTGAAATTATTGCCGGTCTCCGCCTCCAGGTCCGGGTTCCCCAGGATATTATGATTAATGTCCTGGAAGTTCAGGTAGAGCTCCTTGATGGAAGGGGCCCGGAAACCCTTGGCGTAAGATCCTCTCAGGCTCATTACTTTCAGGAGGTCCCACTTCACATTCAGGGAGTAGACCAGGGGCGCATCGAACTTGAAATTATAGATGTACCGAAATCCGGGCTGCAGGTTGAACTTATCGAAGGGGAGGAGGTTCATGCTGAGGAAAGCCGCCACATCGCCCAGGCTTTCGGTCTCAATGAGCCGTTTGCTGACCGCCGTCTCGTAGTTCACCTCGTAGCCTCCCTGAAAGGTGATCCACTCCAGTTCCTCATTGCTGTAGGTCCCCCGGCTGAAATAGTTCCGGAAGGTGGTGGTGTCATGGGCCGACGGAAAGGGAAGCAGGGTCTTCTCCAGGTTCACCAGGTCGTTCAGGTAGCTTATTTTGGATTTCCGGTAAGTGTAATAGGCCCCCGATACCTTCAGGTATTGTTTCTCACCCAGCATTCTGTTCAGGTCCAGCTTGGTATCCCATCGTTTGGTAAAATGATAATAGTCGAAGGCTCCCTCGTAGTTCAGATCCGGATTCAGATGCCCCTTGTCCCGCAATTCTTCGTCAAAGTAACTGGCCGAGAGTTTTGCCTTCCATTTCTTCAGGGTCAGGGCATAATACCCTTCCAGGTTGTACTGGACTTTGGGGTTCCACTCCTTGGCCCTGGAGGTATCCGCCTCCGAATATCCGCCGAAAAAATACCTGCCCATGGAAAGTCCGACAGCGTTTTTTCCCGTATTGATGGAAAAATTACCATCCACATCATAGACCCCCACGCTTTCGTAGTAGCCTTCTGCTCCTGCCGTTAAACTCTTGCGCTTGTTCTCCCTGGTAATAATGTTGATCACCCCGGCCATGGCATTGCTGCCATAGACCACCGACATGGGTCCCTCCACGATCTCAATGTGATCGATGGAAGAGACATTGATCTGCGAAAGGTCCAGGATGCCGTTCTGTCTTCCCACCACGGGGACCCCGTCCACCAGAATCTTTACATGTTCGCCTCCGAGGCCCTGGATCCTTACGGTCGATCCCAGGGCGGCATCCCGTTCATAGGAGAAATTCAGCTCGTTGGAGATCAGCTCCGACAAATTCGTCGCTCCCTTTTTCTCCACGATACTGTTATCGATCACCTTGACTTTATAGATGGATTGATCGATCCGCCTGGGTGAAAACTGGGCCGTGACCACCACCTCGTCAAAATCAACGGTGGAGGGTTTCAGGTAGAGATTACCGGAGCTACCCGGACCGATGGTATCGATTAAAGTCTGGTATCCGATGAACGAAACGGAGATCAGAGATCTTTTACTGACACCGTTTTCAACGACCCCGTTTCTATCCGTAAGGCTGTAGGAAGTGCTTTCCTTATCCAGGCTCTCAAAACAAACATGGGCATTGGGAAGTGTGTTTCCCGTCTCCTTGTCAATGATCACAAGCTTCGACTGCGAAAACACCGCGCAATAACTACACAAAGCAAGGACTACCGTGGTAAAAATGGCTTTCTTTCCAATGCCCATGAAATCCAACCTTAATCCAGCTTCTCTTTATCAAAGACGATCTTACCGGAGGTGCTGCCGTCGGTACCGGTAAAAGTAATCTTATAGATTTCCTCCCCACGCTTCACGAAATAGCAAAGGTCCGGTTCAATGACATAAGTGAAAGTACCCATATCAAAACTCTTCCAGTCGGAACCGATGACAGAGATATGAGTGCTGAATTCCGCAGTCGCCGCATCGGCCAGTCCCGGATCCGTATCCCTGACTTCCGCGGTCTCCAGATCCATGTTGGTCAGTACCCCCGTGACATTGTAGGGAATGGATTCATCCCAGTACTTGGTAAACAGGAGGTCCCATGAATCGGATTCCGGTTCTATATCGATGATCCCGCCACCTGTCAGCGAGTAATAAATAAAATTTTTAGCCGTATAAGAACTGCAGGAAATTTCAGCCGTCTCCCCGGCTGCTTCCAGTCCGCCGTATTTGATGCTAAAGGAGTTGGTCATGGCGGCGCGTTTCTCGATAAATAGTTTCATCAGGTCGCCGTCGCTGTTCCGGATAATAAACAGGGAGTCGCCCAGCACGTCGTGGGTCTGGGTGTTATACACGCCCCAGCCGTAGTCGGGATGGCCCAGGTCGTTCCGGTCAAAGGCTCCGTAATACCAGGAAGTGTCGGAATTAAACATGGGGGGCCACTGAGAGAGACCCGTGGTATCGATGTTATCCCAGGCAGTATGGTCCCCATTGGGATAGGTATAAAGTTCCACCCCGTAACCTTCATTGATCAGTATGGTCGAGCTCATGGGGTTGGTCGAGAAGGCAATATCCCAGGCAGAGCGAGGAGAAGTCTTTACAATGCCGTTCTCCAGGCTGTAATAGACTTCGTCGGCATAGCCGGCACCCATGCTGATGGAATCGGCCAGGCTTACGGGCGGATCGGGTTCAATGGTATTATCGCAGGAGCTTATAATAAATAAGGCAAGCAACAGGTATAACAAATTTTTCATTTTTCTTATTTTAGAAAGTTGTTTTATAGAAAACAATAGAATCCCGGGCAAACATAACTTTCAATTCTGTAGAAATTCTGTAGCTAATCCACTGAAACGGGAGCTTCCGGGGCAGGAAATATGTTCTAAAATATGCTTTGCTGGGGATAGCAGCCGGCCCTTTCTTATCCGGAATGTGTAATTCTCAAATTTAGAGGCAGTTAACGAAAGGAAAAATTCGGGAGAACTTTTATTTATTCCAAATCCATATTAGCCCCTGGTGGTAAAAAGCTTATTTCACAGAGCGCTCATACCACTCCCGGGTCTGGATAAAGGCATCTTCATAGCCCATGGCCCTGACATCCAATAAACGATTCCGGGCCTCCTGGAATGTACGGAATGTGCCTGTGGTATATCTGTAATAGCCGTCCCGGCAGGAATACTCTTTTATCTCAACAATATCTTCAAAACGGGACAGGAGGATGGGCATCCTGGCTGCATTCAATTGTATGGTATAGTGAAACTCCCTGGCAACGCGCCGTGGGGTATCTTCAACCTGGTAAAGCAGGTTCTTTGGAATATATACCCCCGAGAGCCCGGAATCGAGGGGCAGTTTACCTTTTATTTTCAAATATACCTGACGGTTCAGATATCTGCCCAGGGGTGCATCCGTACCATCCGAATAAGTGTTTATGGCCACGGGAGCAGACTCTCCCCTGCCATCGAGCCGCATCCTCTCCAGGTCAACACCCCTCATCTCGAGGTATTCTGCCACCTTCTCGGCACGATACATGGAGAGTATCATATTAAAACCCTCATCCCCAACGGAGTCTGTGTAACCGGTAAGCTCCACGACCGATTCCGGATGGTAGGCCATCAGTTCAGCCACCCTTTCGATCTCAAGCTGGGCAGCCAGAACCAGTTCATACTTATTGGTTTCAAAATGTATGGAAGTGCTGAGTTCATAGGTGAAAGCGGAAATCATCTCAGGTTCCGGTACTGGACTTTCAGTCACCGGCTCAGGCAGAGGAGGATCAAATTCGGACTCAGGCTTTCGCGCATTTAACACCATCTCAATTTCATCCGTATTGGGGGGTTCGATCACCTGCTCCACTGTAATCATCTCCGGTGCAGGCACAGGGGTTTGAACCCCGGGGGCCGACTGTGCAATGGGTGTCGGCTCCGGATCCTTTTCGTCAGCGGGACTGGTCTCTTCAGGCTCCCGGGCCATATTCTGCGCCAGCTCCTCCTCATATTCCACTTCCATCACCATATTTATGGTATTGGAGCCCGGGTCATCCACCCTTCTGACGGCATAGTAGCCTTCCAGTTCATCCCAGCCCGGATTGAAAAACAGGTCATCGCCCGGGGTATTCACCGGGTAACCCAGGTTTTCAGGTTCACTCCAGCTACCATCGCTCTGCAGCCTGGAATGAAAAACATCCGTCCCGCCGATGGAAGCATGACCCTGGGAACTGAAAAAGAGGATGGAGTCATTTTCGGAGATAAAAGGAGTATGCTCCTCATAGGGTGTATTGATGACTGGTCCCAGGTTCACCGGCTCCCCCCACTCTCCTTTCTCATTGAGACGGGATACATAAATATCAAAACTACCCTGGCCACCTCTGACGTCGCTGGTGAAATAGAGCGTTTTTCCGTCCCTGGAGATGCTGGCGTGATTTTCAGAGGTTCTTCCATTGATCTGATAACCCAGGGCCTCCGCTTCCGACCAGCGCTTCCCTTCCAGATGGGAAACGAAAATATCCGAATGAGAATAAAAATGGTGAACCAGATAGAGGTCCTTCCCGTCATAGGAGATGGATACCGGATAAGTCTCCCCTACCATTCCAATTTCTCTGTTAATAACCCTTGGCCTGGTCCACAGGCTGTCGGTGCGGGTCGACATCATGATTTTTCTGTCTGAAGGATAGTCCACCAGGAAGATGAGTATCCGGCCATCGCCTGAGATCACCGGATTGCTGCAGGAGGGCAGATCCTCGTCAAAATGTCCCAGTACCCCCTGGAATTCAAATAAGGGACGTGTAAGCTCAATGGCGGAGGCTCTTTCACAGGCTTCGATCTGCATCCTGGCATACTCCAGCTGAATCGGATCCTGGTTACTGGCGATATCCAGATACTCGGAATAATGCGCAATGGCATCTTCGAACTGGTAATTCAGGTGATAGGCCTGACCCAGCATGAAATGGCTGATAACGGGTGCTCCGGACTCTTTATGTGATTTATCTTTATAATTCATGGAGACCCCTTCTACGGCCTCCTTCAGATAGGTAATGGCCTGATCTTCGTTTCCGGGGATATTCAGACAGCAGGCTCCGCAACGAAACAGAATATTGTGGTTTCCCGGATCAAGTGTCAGTAAGTTTTTATAACGGTTTAAGGCCTCTTCATAAAAGTCGGTCTCCATCAGGTAATCAGCATCAAAAAAGATCCTCTTGAACTCTTTGGTATACTGTCCGTTCAAAATGGTACCGCCTGCCAGTAAAAGAAGCAATAATATCTGTCTGACTTTCATAGCAACATAAATATAAGTAATAGGAACAAGGCTCCGGAATGTATTTATTCACAACTGATCAACGGGGACAGACCAGGAATGTTCCTCCTGAGCTCTTTGCAGGATGATTCCTGGCCGGAATCAGCAACGGGATCATTTCAGGTCACGGATTCTTACCTCAATGCCCTTCTCATCTTTCAGCAAAGAAACCAGCTCCTCGGGATCGGTCTCCCCGTAATGATAGGGATACAGAATCCCGGGTTGAAAAGCCAAGGCAGCATCTGCCACCATCTCCGGGGTCATGGTATATGGTACATTCATGGGAAGAAAGGCTACAGCGATATCCTCTTTCAGATTCCTGAGCTCCGGGATATTTTCGGTATCACCGGCTATCAGCACTTTGGTATTTCCAAATTCAAGAATATACCCGTTTCCGACCCCTTTGGGATGATAAGGGCTCCCGTTGGGGCGCTTATGTAACAGGTTATAAGCCGGGATGGCTTTGATCTTTATACCTTGAATGGTTTCCGAATCTCCGTTTTTCATTACCATGGCCTCGAAATCCTCCAGCTGTTCCAGGCATGTTTCTGTCAATATAAGCTGCGTATTCTCTTTCATGATATGTCCGATGGCAGACATATCCAGATGATCGCCATGCTCGTGGGTGACCAGGACCAGGTCGGCATCCGGCTGGCTGGCATAATCGGCCTCCCTCATAACGGGATCAATGTGGATCACCAGACCATTGATTTTAAACATCAGGGTGCAGTGTCCGATAAAGAACATTTCCAGCTCCCCTACGCTGGTTTGAATGATGTCGCTTTTAAACTGTCCGGCAAGGGGAGCGGTGAACAGGATTCCCGCCACCAAACATATGAGCATTGATTTCATAATCCTTCCTTTTATATTTCCTGACAAGTTATAACGAAGTTCTAAAACAATCAAGCCATATCTGCATCCCTGCTCTTTTGCTCCAGCAATTTATAAATCACCGGAACAATCACCAGGGTCAGCAGGGTGGATACAAACAATCCTCCGATAATGGTCCATCCCATTGGAGCCCAGAGGGTCCCGCCCCTCAGGGTGAGTGGCAGGAGTCCCCCAATAGTGGTCAAAGCAGTAAGCAGGATGGGAGTGAACCTGGTTTCAGCCGCCAGTTGCAGGGCCTTGTGGAGGGGCTCCCCCCTCTCCCGGAGTTTATTGATATAATCGACCAGGATGATCGAATTATTAACCACAATGCCCACCAGGCTGGTCAGACCAATAAAGGCTGTAAAGGAAAAAGTATTTCCCGTGATCCAGAGGGCCCATATCATCCCGGTTACAGCAAAGGGAATAGCCAGGAAAACAATCAGCGGCTGCCTGAAGGATCTGAACTGCAATACCAGAACCGACAGGATGGAGACCAGGGCAATGATCACGGCATTGGTCACCCCCCCGAACGCATCCGATCTTCCTTCCAGTTCGCCCCCTATGGTATAAGAGTAAGCTGTTGGCATTTCGTATTTTTCCAGCTGTTCCAGCACGGGGTCCATGATCTCATCCAGGGTGTAACCACGCTCCACATCGGCCAGGATCTCCGCAGTCCGTTCCATATCATATCTGGATATGGAGCTTGGAGCCTGTTGCAGTTCCAACTCCACGAATTGTTTCAAAGGGTGCTGCCGGCCCGACAGTGAAGATACATAGATCCGTTCCAGCACCTCCTCACCAAAGCGATCTCCCCGGTCCATTTTCAACACCACCGGATAGTCCTTTCCGGAAGGATCCCTGAAACTGGAAACAGCCATGCCGGCCACTGCTGTACGGATGGTTCTGTCAATCTCAATGACCGGAACACCCAGCATATTGGCCTTCTCCTTATTGATATTCAGCAGCAACTCGGTATTGGTCTTTACAAAACGATTATCAATATTGATAGCCCCGGGTTGCTCCCGTATCATTTGCTCCACATCGGCGGAAATCCCCTTCAATACTTCCAGGTCCTCTCCGCTCAGGTAAATCTGCACCGGGGCATCGAAGGGGGGCCCCTGCTCAAATTCCTTCACCCGGATACCTGCCCCGGGATAAGACTCAAAGGTCCGGCGCAGGCGTTCAATCAAATCAGCAAACTCTTCACTATCATAATGATATAACTGGACATATACCTCTGCATAGCATTTATCAAAACGTTTTGGGAACACATTGTAATAGATCCTGGGATTTCCATGACCCACATTGGTGGCATAGTACCTGACCTCGGGCATGGTATCAAGAACCGATTCAATATGACGTGTCACCTGATCGGTCCGGTCGAGACTGGACCCTTCGGGAAGAGTGGCCTGTATCATCAGGTTAGCCTGTTCGGCCTTGGGAAAG from Bacteroidales bacterium includes the following:
- a CDS encoding TonB-dependent receptor is translated as MGIGKKAIFTTVVLALCSYCAVFSQSKLVIIDKETGNTLPNAHVCFESLDKESTSYSLTDRNGVVENGVSKRSLISVSFIGYQTLIDTIGPGSSGNLYLKPSTVDFDEVVVTAQFSPRRIDQSIYKVKVIDNSIVEKKGATNLSELISNELNFSYERDAALGSTVRIQGLGGEHVKILVDGVPVVGRQNGILDLSQINVSSIDHIEIVEGPMSVVYGSNAMAGVINIITRENKRKSLTAGAEGYYESVGVYDVDGNFSINTGKNAVGLSMGRYFFGGYSEADTSRAKEWNPKVQYNLEGYYALTLKKWKAKLSASYFDEELRDKGHLNPDLNYEGAFDYYHFTKRWDTKLDLNRMLGEKQYLKVSGAYYTYRKSKISYLNDLVNLEKTLLPFPSAHDTTTFRNYFSRGTYSNEELEWITFQGGYEVNYETAVSKRLIETESLGDVAAFLSMNLLPFDKFNLQPGFRYIYNFKFDAPLVYSLNVKWDLLKVMSLRGSYAKGFRAPSIKELYLNFQDINHNILGNPDLEAETGNNFNLWMDLNLGSKSHQLSSSTNLYYNKIDNKIELLYDPDDATSAVYFNVPAGAMISKGFSSSLTYRLHPRLTVNTGVFHNKLSSIINTSEFTQSTDYTANLKYKNVKYRFELSFFYKYSDRYSRYVGSMDMETGEIYDVSLSYLDAYHNLDATLSVPLYNGAVRLTSGVKNIFDNKSITSSGGGGVHSGGGDGSALMNWGRTFFLKASYAFKRFDK
- a CDS encoding OmpA family protein — translated: MKVRQILLLLLLAGGTILNGQYTKEFKRIFFDADYLMETDFYEEALNRYKNLLTLDPGNHNILFRCGACCLNIPGNEDQAITYLKEAVEGVSMNYKDKSHKESGAPVISHFMLGQAYHLNYQFEDAIAHYSEYLDIASNQDPIQLEYARMQIEACERASAIELTRPLFEFQGVLGHFDEDLPSCSNPVISGDGRILIFLVDYPSDRKIMMSTRTDSLWTRPRVINREIGMVGETYPVSISYDGKDLYLVHHFYSHSDIFVSHLEGKRWSEAEALGYQINGRTSENHASISRDGKTLYFTSDVRGGQGSFDIYVSRLNEKGEWGEPVNLGPVINTPYEEHTPFISENDSILFFSSQGHASIGGTDVFHSRLQSDGSWSEPENLGYPVNTPGDDLFFNPGWDELEGYYAVRRVDDPGSNTINMVMEVEYEEELAQNMAREPEETSPADEKDPEPTPIAQSAPGVQTPVPAPEMITVEQVIEPPNTDEIEMVLNARKPESEFDPPLPEPVTESPVPEPEMISAFTYELSTSIHFETNKYELVLAAQLEIERVAELMAYHPESVVELTGYTDSVGDEGFNMILSMYRAEKVAEYLEMRGVDLERMRLDGRGESAPVAINTYSDGTDAPLGRYLNRQVYLKIKGKLPLDSGLSGVYIPKNLLYQVEDTPRRVAREFHYTIQLNAARMPILLSRFEDIVEIKEYSCRDGYYRYTTGTFRTFQEARNRLLDVRAMGYEDAFIQTREWYERSVK
- a CDS encoding MBL fold metallo-hydrolase, producing MKSMLICLVAGILFTAPLAGQFKSDIIQTSVGELEMFFIGHCTLMFKINGLVIHIDPVMREADYASQPDADLVLVTHEHGDHLDMSAIGHIMKENTQLILTETCLEQLEDFEAMVMKNGDSETIQGIKIKAIPAYNLLHKRPNGSPYHPKGVGNGYILEFGNTKVLIAGDTENIPELRNLKEDIAVAFLPMNVPYTMTPEMVADAALAFQPGILYPYHYGETDPEELVSLLKDEKGIEVRIRDLK